From the genome of Lawsonella clevelandensis, one region includes:
- a CDS encoding inositol monophosphatase family protein yields the protein MNTTTDNLHLAAHLVHTAGNLSLSLRERGLTIDTKTSISDVVTQADRAAEDYVVTTLHNQRPTDAVFGEEGTAHLGTSGTRWTIDPVDGTYNFANNFEYWCSAIAFTEQDPTDPVRLSNRERYLSPSTNVTAGAVYQPCTHTLWVGGPNIPTTRNGQPLPHFGEAGRPHRDSLAAACINTYLHPTFHHNPDIYAAFLRVIGRSATYRMMGSASVDLASVAEGDTDLWMQHRLPDWDRLPGAALVLGVGGDIQDVDAAGEIWTLAGAPHLVEEAAAALRGD from the coding sequence GTGAATACGACGACAGACAATCTCCACCTCGCCGCACACCTCGTCCACACCGCCGGAAACCTCTCCCTCTCTCTCCGCGAACGCGGCCTCACCATCGACACCAAAACCTCCATCTCCGACGTCGTCACCCAAGCCGACCGGGCTGCGGAAGACTACGTCGTCACCACTCTCCACAACCAACGCCCCACCGATGCTGTATTCGGTGAAGAAGGCACCGCCCACCTCGGTACCAGTGGCACCCGCTGGACCATCGACCCCGTTGACGGCACCTACAACTTCGCCAACAACTTTGAGTATTGGTGCTCGGCCATCGCCTTCACCGAACAGGACCCCACCGACCCAGTACGGCTCAGCAACCGCGAACGCTACCTCTCCCCCTCCACAAACGTCACCGCAGGCGCTGTCTACCAACCCTGTACCCACACTCTCTGGGTGGGCGGCCCCAACATCCCCACCACCCGTAATGGACAACCCCTCCCCCACTTTGGCGAAGCCGGTCGCCCCCACCGAGACAGCCTGGCAGCCGCCTGCATCAACACCTACCTACACCCCACCTTCCACCACAACCCCGACATTTACGCTGCTTTCCTGCGGGTTATTGGCCGCTCCGCCACCTACCGCATGATGGGCTCCGCCTCTGTTGACCTCGCCTCCGTTGCCGAAGGCGACACCGACCTGTGGATGCAACACCGCCTCCCCGACTGGGACCGCCTGCCCGGCGCTGCCCTCGTCCTCGGAGTCGGTGGAGACATACAGGATGTTGACGCTGCCGGAGAAATATGGACATTGGCCGGCGCACCACACCTCGTTGAGGAAGCAGCTGCGGCACTTCGTGGCGACTAA